A segment of the Candidatus Sumerlaea chitinivorans genome:
GGGCATAGATGTTTTGGCCTCGGATCAGAGAACTCAGGCGACTTGCTCCGTAAATAATTCTTCCGAAAGAACTCCTCAGCCTCTTCGGGAGAAATCGTGTTTGCCCTCCAAGTCGCTCGAGTCAACACGCGAACCATCTTCGCGTCTTCCACGAGCCGGCCATGACAATGGGGACATGAAGCAATGAGGACACCTGCCCATCTGTCGGGTTCGAGCGAGATTCCACACTCTGGACAACTTCCAACTTGTGCGTTTAGCTCTCCTCCCAAGGGTTCCTGGATCAAATCTGTAGGCAAATCCTCCTTTACGGCACCGTAGACCTTCTGGCGCAGGGATGTTTTGTGTTCCAGGCGGTCAAGCAATTCAGGCATGTTTATCCCAGCCATTTCCAGCAGTGGCGCCAATCGGCGACCGAGCGGCGGGTGTGTGGTAAAAAGCTCGGCAAGAAACCCATCCCGGCCGCCGTCCGGACCAGCAGTTGGATCAGCGATAAAGATGGGGGCATAAGCGTTGCCAATCATGTCATCGCAGACGAAATGGTTCTCGCGTGTAACAATCCAAATCGCTTCTGCGAGCGCCACTGGGTTGCGCGTCAATTCCACAGCTTCGGCATCTGCGCGTAGCTCCCGCCGCCGCTCCACCAATGTAGCAAGCAGGCGCAGGATGAAAACCACCAAAAACAAGTAGGCTTCGCCCAGCCCAATGGAGCCACCTGCCCGCGACCGCGTGTTCTGCAGGTTTTCGCGCGAAGCTCGTGCTTTTTCGTAGAGGGTGACAAAGGGCACGATCATTGAGCAGATGAGTGTGGTCAGAGTGGCGTCGCCTGATCGGAGGTGAGCTATTTCGTGCGCGACCACGCATTGCAGTTGTTCCCGATCCAACTTTCCCAAAAGCCCCTCTGTCACGCCGACAACTGCGCCGTGAAGTTGATCCGTGGCAGCAAAAGCATTCACTGAGACCAAGCTTGAAATTACCGGCTGGATCTGGACGGGTACGCCTGCCGCCAAACGCATCTCTTCCACCACATTTCTAAATCGGACGTGGTACGAATCTGTTGGGTCAGGCGGGTGCGCGCGGATCATCTCCAGAATATGCGGCAGCGCATGGCGTCGGGCAAACCGGTACTGGGCAGCAACGAGTAGTGATCCGATTCCAAATGCAGTCAGTGCGCTTCCTTGTAAAACCGGCAGCTCCCCGAATGAAAAGCCGTACAAGCGCAGAAGCAAGTAGACGCCAATTAAGAGAACCCACAAGAACAGGAAGTAGAGGATGGTAAAGATGGCAAAGACAACGAACGCCCGACGCCGGTGTCGGGAAGCAATTTTCCAAAAGCTTTCGGCCATCCCATTGCTTTATAACGCTCACTTTGCCATGGCGGCAATGGAAAACGGCCTGAGCTCATGGCGCGCCTGGCAGGATTCGAACCTGCGACCTACGGATTAGAAGTCCGTTGCTCTATCCGACTGAGCTACAGGCGCGCACCAATCGCAAATACAACAAAAGCGAACTAAACGTTCCGGTAGCACTCGACTTTATCGCCGGTGACCAAGTCACTCAAAAAGAATGAGGACATCGCCTCGTTTAGAAGGCTTTGTCCTCAGGCTGGCCATCTATGGCCGCAACCGCCTGCGTGCAACCCCTTCACGAGGCTGCAGTGACTTCTTCCAACTTGTTCGCCTGCGTAAACGCCAGTTCGTCGCCTTCACCCGTGTAGTCGGCTACCACGTTGCCCTCAAGCAAGCGGCCCTCCACAATTAGTTGCGACAAGGGGTCTTCCACATATCGCTGCATGGCTCGGCGCATTGGCCGGGCACCGTATTCGCTGTCGTAGCCTTTCGTCACCAGGAAGGCTTTCGCTGCAGGGGTGAGTTCGACTTTGATTCGTTTGTCCACCAGCCGTTTGTTTACCCGCTCAAGCATGATATCCACGATTTTCTCAATGTCTGAGCGGTCGAGTGCCTTAAAGACAATGATCTCGTCGACTCGGTTGATGAATTCTGGGTTGAAGAGCTGCTTCATTGCACCGAGGACTTTCGCCTTCACAGCCTCGAAATCCTCGATTTCGTTCCCCGAAGTAAAGCCGAGTTTACCGCCCTTGCGGAGATTCCGGGTGCCAACATTAGATGTCATGATGATGACCGTGTTGCGGAAATCCACCACATGGCCCCACGAATCTGTGAGCCGTCCGTCATCGAGGACTTGCAGAAGCAGGCTGAAGACGTCGGGATGTGCCTTCTCGATTTCGTCGAGAAGCACGACGGAATAGGGCCGACGTCGCACTTGCTCCGTGAGCTGGCCACCTTCCTCGTAGCCAACGTAGCCAGGAGGTGCGCCAAGCAGGCGAGACACGGAATATTTCTCCATGTACTCGCTCATGTCCACCCGGATGAGCGCATTCTCGTCGCCAAATAAGAACTCTGCGAGCGCTTTTGCCAGCTCGGTTTTCCCAACGCCTGTGGGTCCAAGGAAGATGAAGGAGGCAGTTGGGCGATTGGGATCTTTCAATCCAGCACGCGCCCGACGAATGGCCTTGGCAATCGCGCTAATCGCTTCTTGCTGCGAAACCACGCGCTTGGACAGCACTTCCTCCATTTTCAGGAGGCGTTGCATTTCGGCTTCTTCCAATTTCGAGACTGGGATGCCAGTCCACTTGCTTACGATGTACGCCACATCTTCGGCAGTAATGGTTTGCGCGAACTGCCGCTCGGTTTTTCGCATCTGCCACTCTTCCATGAGCTGCGCCTTCTTTTGGATGAGGGCATCCCGCTCGAGTTTAAGCTCCTGGCATTTCTCGAATTCTTGCTGGTGACTGTAAGTGCGCAGGGCTTCTTCGATTTCCATGAGCTTTTTCTCGAGGTCACGGATTTCTTGAGGCTTCGTGTTGGCCTGAAGTCGCGCCCGGGACCCAGCCTCGTCAATCACGTCGATTGCCTTATCCGGTAGCTGCCGGTCGGTGATATAGCGGTCGCTCAAGTACACAGCTGCTTCAATGGCCTCATCGCTAATCACCACGCCGTGATGCTCCTCGTAACGGGAGCGAAGGCCACGGATAATCTCTATGGTCTGTTGGCAGGTAGGTGGTGCAATAATGATCGGCTGGAAACGCCGCTCCAACGCACCGTCTTTTTCGATGTACTTCCGATATTCCTCAAGTGTTGTTGCGCCGATGCACTGAATTTCACCCCGCGAAAGCGCAGGCTTGAGCATGTTCGAGGCGTCAATGGCGCCTTCGGCCGCGCCGGCACCCACCAGCGTGTGGAGCTCATCAATGAAGATCAGCACGTCCTGCGAGCGGCGAATTTCTTGCATGATGGCCTTCAGCCGCTCTTCAAATTGTCCGCGATACTTTGTGCCCGCGACCACAGCAGCCAGGTCGAGGGAGAGCAAGCGCTTGTTGAGCAGGATTTCAGGCACATCTTCGTTCACGATTTTTTGAGCCAAACCCTCAACAATGGCTGTCTTCCCCACGCCGGGCTCGCCCAAGAGGATGGGGTTGTTCTTGGTTCGACGGCACAGAACCTGAAGAATGCGCTCAATTTCGTTTTCACGGCCAATGACTGGATCCAGCTTTCCCTCCCGAGCCAGCTGGGTCAGGTCTCGCCCAAAGGTATCGAGAGCTGGTGTCTTAGATCGTTCTGGAGTTTCTTTTGATTTCCCCAATGTAGATCCCCCCTGATTGGTTCCCTCAAGTACGTTCAAAACTTCACGCTCAACTTTCTCGTAGCTCACCCCGAAGCGTTTCAACGCTTTCCAAGCGATTGTCCCTTCCTCCTTCATCAGACCTAGGAGGAGGTGCTCTGTTCCAACCCAGTTGTGTCGAAGCTGCCGACCAATCTCTTTCGTGGTTTCCAGAACTCGCTTGGCCTCGTTTGTCGGCATAAATGAATTCATGCCCGGGCCCTTTCCGACTTCCACCATCTGCTCGATTTCGCGCTTGAGTTCGTCCAAGTCCACGTCGAGGTTGCGCAGCGTCTGAACGGCCAGACCGTCACCCTTTCGGATGATACCCAGCAAATAGTGCTCAGGCCCGATGTAATCGTGACCGAGCCGGCCCGCCTCAGTTTTACTCAACCGCAGGACTTCCCGCATTCCCGGGGTGAATGGTGGTTTGTCGTACACTCTCTTGGACCTCCTGCCCCGCGTTGGGGGCTATCCGTACTTCTTCTTGAAGCTAGTTATCAGCTCCAACGGTTGCTAAGCTTCGTACCCTACCCACCCAGCTGGTAGTGGACCAAAGTACTCTTTTTTTTATACTCTTCCCTCGATGCTCTATGCCAAATTGCTTTCATCTTTTGCGTGGAACGCCTTTTGGGCATCACCCCCTCATATCTCATCATTTTGGTTTCGGCTCTCTTTCACTTAGATTATACAACGCAACCACGCACTCTTGTATCACGAAAAGGAAGAAAATGTGAGCATTCATCTTGAATGAGTGATAACTGTGTTCCGAACAATCATGCCCCAACCCGTCACAGCGACGTGGGAGCGGGCTCTGGCTTATTCTTATTGAGGATAGGCTCGTCCTTCTTGTACTCGAAAGACTCTCTCGGGTTTTAGCGCATCATTCACAAGTTTCAGATCTGTCGTAGTTAGAAAGCACTGAGTGCCTGACGGAAGATTCGCGAGCAACGCGCGCCGACGTTCCTCATCTAACTCACTCATCAAATCGTCCAAAAACAGGATTGGTCGTTCCCCCACTTGGTTGTGAATGTATTCGACCTCAGCGAACTTCATCGCTAAGACGCACGCTCTCTGCTGCCCCTGCGATCCGAACAATTTTGCATCTCGTTCATTCAAAAGAAACACGAAATCGTCACGATGCGGCCCAACCGAAGTAGCCCCTCCCAGCAAATCCTCTCGAAAGCTTTTCGCAAGAGCTTCTAACAATCCCGCCTCAAGGGCAGCGAAGGCCACTGGCTCCTCTCCAATTTCGAAACTTGGAAGATATTTGAGCTGCAGGAACTCGTCGCGAGCGCTTACCCGCGCAAAAAAACGATTCGCTAATTCGGAAAGGGTGGCGAGCGCCTTGGCACGAGTTAACATGATAAAAGCCCCGCTTTCGGCCAACTGCACATTGTACGGGGCAAGCTCGTTCGCGAGGTCGCCTCGCTCACGATGCAGCCTGAGGAGAACATTCCTTTGCCGCAGCACACGATCAAAACGCTGCAGTTCGTGCAGGTAGCGATGAGAAACCTGCGATAAGCACAAATCCATAAATCGCCGCCGGCCTTGTGGAGTGCCACGGATGAGATTGAGTTCCGCAGGTGTGAAAAGCACGGCATTGATCCTGCCAAGGAGTTCTCCGAGCCTACGGAGGGGTTCGCCATTCACCGAGACATATTTTTGCGTGAGGTTAAAACTCATCAGGAAGCGGTCGCAAAGACCTTGGTGCCTCACCGTCGCGCGAATCACGGTTGCCTCGTAATCTTCGACCAGCCACGGAACCAGCTCTCGCTCCGAGCGAGCCCGAAAACTACGTCCCGTGACCAGCATGTAGATGGCTTCAATAAGGTTCGTCTTGCCCTGAGCGTTTGGGCCGTAAATCACGTTCAGACCCGGAGCAAATTGCAAGCGCATCTCCCGAATGTTTCGGAAATTCAGGATTTGCACATCTTCCAGAAACATGCGCCTTCCTTACTTCACTTGAGAAAAACATCGAGGCAGCAAAACACAAAAAGGACAAGTCCCACCCAACTGTTCACTGTGAAAAAAGCTGCATGAATTTTGGCAGGGTCTCGCGGATCCACAATCAAATGCTCGATTGTGAGAAGCGCTGCGACGAGGCCGACACCAACGTAATACCAACTGCCGAGATGCATCGCAACACCTACCGCGATAAGAAGCAAGACTGTGGATAGGTAGAGCAACGCGGAGAGTCGTAAGGCCCATCGCAAACCAAATCGTGCAGGGATGGAGTACAAACCGTGGGCACGATCAAATTCGTAATCTTGGCATGCATAGATGAGGTCAAAGCCAGCCGTCCAAGTGAGTACTGCTGCAGACAAGAGAACAGGTGGGAGGTCCAGCGAGCCGCGAACAGCGATCCATGCACCTGCGGGCGCGATCCCCAGAGCAAGACCAAGCACAAAATGCGATGCCGAGGTGAAGTGTTTCGTATAGGAATAACCGAGAAGAACAAAGAGTGCGACGGGCGACAACCAGAGGGCGAGGCGATTGAGCATTGCCGCGCTGATTACAAACAGAGCGCTGGACAGAAGCGTCACTACAAGAGCGAAGTTTCGTGAAAGTTTGCCCGCTGGAATTGCCCGAGTTGCCGTACGCGGATTCTTCGCGTCGATGGCTGCATCCGCCCACCGATTGAAACTCATGGCCGCCGTTCGCGCAAAGACGCACGCGGTAACAATCCAAAAGATCGTTGCAAGGCCTGGCCAGCCATGTCCCGCCAACAGCATCCCTGAGAGCGCAAACGGCAAGGCAAACACGGAATGCTGAAATTTGATCATTTCAAGTAGGGTAGCCAGATCGTGAAGCAGGCGCATAACTATTCGACTCGGCACAGAAGCTCGCACAAACGGTCTTGGGCGTTTTTGATGCTGTCGGGAGAGGTTTTCACGTTGTTCACGAGAAACGAGAACGCAAAACGACGGCCCGACTTTGTGTCAGCATAGCCTGAGAGACATACCACGTTAGCAATGTATCCCGTTTTGGCGTGAACGCGCGCCAACGTCGTTTCATTTCGCATCCGACCACGCAAGGTTCCATCGAGCCCGCCGACCGCCAGCGAATCAAAGAACTCCTTTGCGGCTGGATGACGGTGCATAGCGACCAGAAGTGAGCACACGCTTGCTGGCGAAACGTTATTTAGTCGCGAGAGGCCGCTGCCATCTTCCGCGCGCAGCTCCGACACCGGCAAGCCGCAGCGCCGCAGAAAATCTTGCTCGAGCACTCTTGTTTGAGAATAACCGCCACGCCCTCTCTTGACCGCACTAATCGAAACATAAATCTGCTCAGCAAAGTGGTTGTTACTGTGTTTCATCATGGTGCGCACAATTTCTGCCATGGGCGGAGAAATATAAACCGCGAGAACATTGGACGTTGTAGGGCGCTCCAATGCTCCTTTACGTGTCTCCACCCGAAGGTTACCATTCACAGGGATCCCAGCGCGGTGCAGGTGGCTTCGGAAAACTGCAGCAGCGTAGAGCGTCGGATTGTCGCACGGAATCTCGGGAAGGGGTATGGGTTTACTGTCGGTAGGAATGCTTCCCGTAACTTCAACCCGTTCGTCCGGCGTCAAGCGGACACTGATGGAACGTTTGCCGCCGGTGACCGTCCGGTTAAGGATGGGGTACCCTTCTGCCGGCGGAGCAAACTCGATGATCGCAGGCGAGCCGGGGGAACCGGGCTTAGCGATCATTTGCAAGAGATTTTCATTGAGGGTTAAGGGGCTCGTGCGGGGGGCGTACGTATCTTGAAGAATCCTCTGTGACCATCCTTTGGGGCGTAGATCGTTCAGATCCCACTCGGAGCAATCCACAATCAGCTCGCCTGCAACTGAACGGATGTTAGCTGCTCGTACTTTCTCAACCCAGTCGCGAAAAATCCAGTCCGTGGGGACTTGAGCTTCCCGCACCAACCGGTTCGAGAAAGTGGGGTCCCCTTGCGGACGGATGATAAGATTTCCTCGGAGGGTCCCATCTGGCTCAATCTGACCTGTGTGGTAGAGGTAGGTGCGATAGGTGAAATCCGCACCTAACTGATCGAGGGCAAGGGCCCCCGTGAACAGTTTCCGATTCGATGCGGGGATAAAAGAATCGTGCGCCCGATGCTCGACAAGCGGCTGACCACTTGTCACGTCCACGACCATGATTCCCCATGTGCTGACGCGCTCGAGTCCCTGGATCACTTGCGCCGCTAACGCAGGTAGAGACTCCACTGAAACAGTCGTCAGCTCGGGTGCACGAGCCTGTGTCTGCTGCTTGGGAGTTGAGGATGGCTTGGTTTTCGTAGACTGGCCACGCCGAACTTTTTTTGCTTGGGACGAGCTCGCTTTTTGAGTTGCAGACGATTTCTTTGAACCGGATGCACCGCGAGTTTCACCCGCAGCAGGAAAATGCGGCAAAATAGTAAGCAAACCCACCAGCCCAAAAACCGTTAGCTTTTGGAACATGAGCGACTGTCTTCCTCAAATTCGTTCTTATTCACGACAAGCAGGAGCATAACGCCTCACACTGAAGCAAAAATAAACTTTGTCCGCTCCATTATAGTCACACGAATGAGACGATTCTCCAACCCAGAGGGCAACTGACGATGTCATCACAAGTACGCCAGCAGCCGCTTGAGGCTTTATTAGCCAGCAGCTCCGCGACACCTGAATTTCAGGAGGCGGTGCGTGCACTTGCTGCGGGGCACACCCATCCTCTTATTCAGTTCCCCCCCGCGCTGCCTAAGGTCAAAATCCT
Coding sequences within it:
- a CDS encoding ClpB protein, producing MYDKPPFTPGMREVLRLSKTEAGRLGHDYIGPEHYLLGIIRKGDGLAVQTLRNLDVDLDELKREIEQMVEVGKGPGMNSFMPTNEAKRVLETTKEIGRQLRHNWVGTEHLLLGLMKEEGTIAWKALKRFGVSYEKVEREVLNVLEGTNQGGSTLGKSKETPERSKTPALDTFGRDLTQLAREGKLDPVIGRENEIERILQVLCRRTKNNPILLGEPGVGKTAIVEGLAQKIVNEDVPEILLNKRLLSLDLAAVVAGTKYRGQFEERLKAIMQEIRRSQDVLIFIDELHTLVGAGAAEGAIDASNMLKPALSRGEIQCIGATTLEEYRKYIEKDGALERRFQPIIIAPPTCQQTIEIIRGLRSRYEEHHGVVISDEAIEAAVYLSDRYITDRQLPDKAIDVIDEAGSRARLQANTKPQEIRDLEKKLMEIEEALRTYSHQQEFEKCQELKLERDALIQKKAQLMEEWQMRKTERQFAQTITAEDVAYIVSKWTGIPVSKLEEAEMQRLLKMEEVLSKRVVSQQEAISAIAKAIRRARAGLKDPNRPTASFIFLGPTGVGKTELAKALAEFLFGDENALIRVDMSEYMEKYSVSRLLGAPPGYVGYEEGGQLTEQVRRRPYSVVLLDEIEKAHPDVFSLLLQVLDDGRLTDSWGHVVDFRNTVIIMTSNVGTRNLRKGGKLGFTSGNEIEDFEAVKAKVLGAMKQLFNPEFINRVDEIIVFKALDRSDIEKIVDIMLERVNKRLVDKRIKVELTPAAKAFLVTKGYDSEYGARPMRRAMQRYVEDPLSQLIVEGRLLEGNVVADYTGEGDELAFTQANKLEEVTAAS
- a CDS encoding DNA recombination and repair protein RecF — protein: MFLEDVQILNFRNIREMRLQFAPGLNVIYGPNAQGKTNLIEAIYMLVTGRSFRARSERELVPWLVEDYEATVIRATVRHQGLCDRFLMSFNLTQKYVSVNGEPLRRLGELLGRINAVLFTPAELNLIRGTPQGRRRFMDLCLSQVSHRYLHELQRFDRVLRQRNVLLRLHRERGDLANELAPYNVQLAESGAFIMLTRAKALATLSELANRFFARVSARDEFLQLKYLPSFEIGEEPVAFAALEAGLLEALAKSFREDLLGGATSVGPHRDDFVFLLNERDAKLFGSQGQQRACVLAMKFAEVEYIHNQVGERPILFLDDLMSELDEERRRALLANLPSGTQCFLTTTDLKLVNDALKPERVFRVQEGRAYPQ
- a CDS encoding 4-hydroxybenzoate polyprenyltransferase, coding for MRLLHDLATLLEMIKFQHSVFALPFALSGMLLAGHGWPGLATIFWIVTACVFARTAAMSFNRWADAAIDAKNPRTATRAIPAGKLSRNFALVVTLLSSALFVISAAMLNRLALWLSPVALFVLLGYSYTKHFTSASHFVLGLALGIAPAGAWIAVRGSLDLPPVLLSAAVLTWTAGFDLIYACQDYEFDRAHGLYSIPARFGLRWALRLSALLYLSTVLLLIAVGVAMHLGSWYYVGVGLVAALLTIEHLIVDPRDPAKIHAAFFTVNSWVGLVLFVFCCLDVFLK
- a CDS encoding D-alanyl-D-alanine carboxypeptidase, with translation MFQKLTVFGLVGLLTILPHFPAAGETRGASGSKKSSATQKASSSQAKKVRRGQSTKTKPSSTPKQQTQARAPELTTVSVESLPALAAQVIQGLERVSTWGIMVVDVTSGQPLVEHRAHDSFIPASNRKLFTGALALDQLGADFTYRTYLYHTGQIEPDGTLRGNLIIRPQGDPTFSNRLVREAQVPTDWIFRDWVEKVRAANIRSVAGELIVDCSEWDLNDLRPKGWSQRILQDTYAPRTSPLTLNENLLQMIAKPGSPGSPAIIEFAPPAEGYPILNRTVTGGKRSISVRLTPDERVEVTGSIPTDSKPIPLPEIPCDNPTLYAAAVFRSHLHRAGIPVNGNLRVETRKGALERPTTSNVLAVYISPPMAEIVRTMMKHSNNHFAEQIYVSISAVKRGRGGYSQTRVLEQDFLRRCGLPVSELRAEDGSGLSRLNNVSPASVCSLLVAMHRHPAAKEFFDSLAVGGLDGTLRGRMRNETTLARVHAKTGYIANVVCLSGYADTKSGRRFAFSFLVNNVKTSPDSIKNAQDRLCELLCRVE